A segment of the Asinibacterium sp. OR53 genome:
CAGTGGTCATTGAAAACAGCTGCTGCTGTATTGGGTAATCCCCTGATCAGCGGCGATACGGTATATATCGGCGGAAGTGATCACCAATTCAGGGCCATTGATTTGAAAACCGGCAGCGTGTTCTGGCAATATACCGGCGTGGAAGGTCCCGTAGTAAGCACCCCGGTATTGTACAAAGGCATGGTTATTTTCGGAGCCTGGGACCGCCACCTGCGTGCGCTGGATGCCTCCACCGGAAAGCTGATCTGGCAGTGGAATAACGGCTCTGCTGTTCGAAACTATTCACCCGCATCCTGCATCCCTGTTATCTGGGATGATGTGGTGTATATCGTAGCGCCCGACCGTTTTATCACTGCAATAGACGTTCACTCAGGAAGCACTTTATGGCGTAATAACGACGCTACCGTGCGCGAATCGATCGGCATTTCAGCAGATGGCCAATATGTCTACGGCAAGACCATGACCGATACCATCGTCGCTTACCACACTTCCCGCTCCAAACAGCCGGCTGCCTGGAAACTCAACTGTGGCTTCGGTTATGAGCATGTCCCTTCTATGCTCATAGAACGCGATGGACTCGTTTTTTTCGGTACCAAAAACGGAACGGTCTATGCCATCGATCCGCAAAAGCAGGAAAGGCGATGGGCGCACAAGATCGACAACTCAATGGTGAATACGGTAAGGGCCCTCGGAGCCGGGCAAATCATTGCTTCTACGATGGATGGGAAAATAACATTGCTTGACATGCAACCAGCCATTATGCACACCAACTAATATCTTTTAGCGGTGGAAAAATGTATTATTTAAAATAATTTTCTAACTTTCCTTTCTCATCTAATAAACAAAATCAACTAACTCACATCATCATGGCAAAAGCAAAAAAGAAAGCTGCGAAAAAAGCAGTAAAAAAAGCCGCTCCTAAAAAGGCCGCTAAAAAAACTGTAAAGAAAGCTGCGAAAAAAGCTGCTCCTAAGAAGGCTGCGAAAAAAGCAGTAAAAAAAGCCGCAAAGAAAGCCGCTCCCAAAAAAGTAGCCAAGAAGAAACCAGCGCCCAAGAAAAAAGCAGCAGCCAAAAAACCTGTAAAGAAAGCAGCTGCTAAAAAACCCGCCGCCAAAAAAGCAGCACCTAAGAAAAAAGTAGCGGCAAAGAAACCCGCAGCTAAAAAACCTGTTGTTAAGAAAGCTGCGAAACCCGCACCAGTAACGGCTCCTGCGCCAGCAGCGGCTCCTACTTCGCTGTTTGAAATGCCTGCATCCAACGAGACACCTGCAGGATCTTAATAAAGAAATTGACCAACAGTTCAACTCCTGTTATTGTTTGAAAAAAATAATACCAGGAGTTTTTTATTACTACTCAAATCCAAAACGATGCGCACTTTATTTGCATGGCTGCTTTGTTTTTGTTTCGTTGGTGCTGTTGCACAACCGGCATCAAAAATTGCCGATAAAACAAAAAACATGAAACGGTACGATGGCTATTTCACTTTCTGGTGGGATGCCGCGAACGGAAAAATCTGGATGCTGGTTGATAAATTTGACAAGGAATTCCTGTATGTCAATTCACTTCCGGCCGGACTCGGTTCGAACGATATCGGGCTCGACAGGGGGCAGATCGGCGCCAGTCGCATCGTTTATTTTTCCCGTATAGGTAAAAAATTACTCCTGGTTGAGCCCAACTACAATTATCGGGCCTCCTCATCCGACCCCCGCGAACAGCGCGCTGTTCGCGAATCCTTTGCCCAGTCGGCCATCGGCGGCTTCACCATCGATGAAGACGAAGGCGATAAAGTACTGGTAGACGCCACTTCTTTTTTTGTACGTGACTCCCATGGCATCGCCGATCGCATCCGCAGCATGCGGCAGGGCTCCTATGTTTTCAACGAATCCCGTTCGGCCATTTACCTGCCCAATACCCGCAACTTTCCCCTGAACAGTGAATTCGAAGCCACCATCACTTTTACCGGCGGCAGCGATGCGGGGCGCTTTGTCAGTACCGTTACCCCTTCAAACGAAGCCATCACCCTGCGTGTACACCACTCTTTTGTACAACTGCCCGATAATCATTATAAGCCTCGTCGCTATGATATACGCAGCGGTTATTTCGGCATTTCTTATTTTGATTACAGCACTCCTTTCTCTGAACCCATTGAGCAACTCTTCATCGCCCGCCACCGGCTCGAGAAAAAAGATCCCGCCGCCGCGGTAAGTGACCCGGTAAAACCTATTGTGTATTACCTCGACAACGGAACACCCGAACCCATACGCTCTGCACTGCTCGACGGCGCCCGCTGGTGGAACCAGGCTTTTGAAGCGGCAGGATACCGGAACGCATTCATCGTAAAAGTACTGCCCGATACCGCCGACGCCATGGACGTACGTTATAACATGATCAACTGGGTACACCGTTCTACCAGGGGATGGAGTTACGGCGCGTCGATCACCGATCCACGCACCGGTGAGATCATCAAAGGGCAGGTGACGTTGGGGTCTTTACGTGTGCGGCAGGATTATCTCATTTTCACTGGGCTGCTTTCTCCGTACGAGACCGGCAAACCGGCACCCGAAACCATGCAGCAGGCTGCCTTACAGCGTTTACGGCAACTGGCGGCTCATGAAGTGGGACATACACTCGGACTCCAGCACAACTATGCATCGAGTTATAATGACCGGGCTTCTGTAATGGACTATCCGCATCCCAATATATTGCTCAACAGCAAAGGGAATATTGATTTTTCGCAGGTATATACCAATGTCATTGGTGAATGGGATAAAAGGGCCATCCTCTATGGTTACCAGGACTTCGGTGCAGGCGTGAATGAAAATGAAGCATTGAATGCGATACTGGATGAAAACACAAAAAACGGACTCTTATTCATTGCCGATGCCGATGCGCGTGCCGCCAGCGGTATGCATCCTTATGCGCATCTATGGGATAATGGAAAAGACGTCACCGAGGAACTTAAGAACGTATTACAGGTACGTTCCAAAGCGCTGGATCAATTCTCTGAACAAGCCATCCGTGAAAGAACGCCGTTGTCAAGACTGGAAGATGCATTGGTTCCTGTATACAACTATCACCGTTACCAGCTGGAAGCAGTATGTAAGCTGATCGGTGGTATGAATTACAGTTACAGCGTGCGAGGCGGACAGCAACAGGTTCCCCAGGTTTTACCCAATGCCGTTCAGCAGAAAGCATTACAAACAGCGCTGGACTGTTTATCGCCTGAAACACTCACGCTTCCCGAAAGGATCATTGCCATGATCCCTCCCCGCCCGCCGCTTTATTATAATGTAGGCGAACTCTTTGCCAAACGCACCGGCATGGGTTTCGATCCTGTAGCAGCGGCCGAAGCCCTGGCCAATTTTGAGTTGGAATTTTTGTTCAATGCAGAAAGAGCCAACCGGTTGGAGCAGTTCAAAGCGCAAGCCGGTACACTGGGTTGGGACAATGTATTGGATGCCACCATTGAAAAAACATGGAAAGCCCCTTTACAGAAAGGATTGAAAGGTGAAATTCAATTACAAACACAGCAAATGGTACTCAGTTGGATGCTGGGCCTCAGCCAGAACGACAATGCCAACTATCTCGTAAAATCGATCTGCTTCGACAGGCTGCAGTCACTGAAACAATATGCAACAACACAGGCGCAAGCGCATCCTGCTTTAAAAGCACATTATTCCTACGCAGTAGAACGGATCAACAAACCAAAAGATATTGCGGTACCCCAACATAAAGAGATAGCTCCGGGAGCACCCATCGGTTGCGATTTAGATTTCTGACGGACTACTACCCGCCGTCATCCTGAGCGAGCGAAGAACGTCATCCTGAGCGAGCGAAGCGAGTCGAAGGACCTGCTCAATATTCGGGCAGGTCCCTCGGCTGCGCTCGGGATGACGAAAATAAAATAAGGTAAGCTTATACCAGCATCCTCAAAGGCTCTTCCAGTAAGGATTTCAGCGTTTGCAGGAAAGCCGATCCTGTTGCACCGTCTACTACACGGTGGTCGCAACTTAGGGTAACTTTCATAACGTTACCGGGTACGATCTGTCCGTTTTTAACAACGGGCACTTGTGAAATGCCACCTACTGCCAGGATACAGGCATCGGGCGGGTTGATGATGGCAGTGAATTGTTCTATACCAAACATACCCAGGTTGGAGATAGTAAAAGTACTTCCTTCCCAATCGGCGGGTTGTAATTTTTTATTTTTTGCTTTCTGTGCGTAGTCTTTTACTTCAACTGCAATCTGGCTCAGTGATTTGCCATCGGCAAAACGAACTACAGGAACCAGCAAGCCTTCATCCACCGCTACAGCCACACCAATATTGATGTGATGATTGTGACGGATGGTATCGCCCAACCAACTGCTGTTCACCTGCGGGTGTTGTTTCAATGCCAGGGCTGTTGCTTTCAGTACCATATCGTTGAAGCTGATCTTCACAGGCGCCGCTTCATTGATCTTGCCACGGGCTGCAACAGCAGCATCCATATCAATGGCCATGGTAAGATAAAAATGCGGTGCGGTAAACAGACTGTCACTCAGGCGGCGGGCAATGGTTTTGCGCATTTGTGAAACAGGTACATCTTCAAAACTTATCGTACCCGCCGGAGCCATGGCAATGGCGGAGGCGGGCCTGGTCTGTTGAGCAGCAGGTGCAGAAACAGCAGCAGGCTTGAAATTATCGATATCGCTTTTCACAATACGGCCATTATCACCCGTACCTTTTACATATTTAAGATCAATGCCTTTATCGGATGCAATCTTTTTAGCCAACGGCGATGCCAGTATCCTGCCTTCGTTTACAACAGCCTCCGCGGGTGCAGCAACAGGTGCAGTGGCAGCAGCAGCG
Coding sequences within it:
- a CDS encoding pyruvate dehydrogenase complex dihydrolipoamide acetyltransferase encodes the protein MAEEILMPRLSDTMTEGVIAAWHKKVGDTVKKGDLLAEIETDKATMELESYQDGVLLYIGTPNGGKLQVNDLLAIFGKAGEDVSALVAKYTGGASSATKAPEPAPAPAPQAAPAPTPAPAAAPALDVASMEEVVLMPRLSDTMTEGVIAGWHKKVGDAVKKGEVLADIETDKATMELESYKDGTLLYQGAQPGEKIQVNDLLCIIGKPGLDVNAIVAAVKAGGSQPAAAQSAPAAPAPAAAATAPVAAPAEAVVNEGRILASPLAKKIASDKGIDLKYVKGTGDNGRIVKSDIDNFKPAAVSAPAAQQTRPASAIAMAPAGTISFEDVPVSQMRKTIARRLSDSLFTAPHFYLTMAIDMDAAVAARGKINEAAPVKISFNDMVLKATALALKQHPQVNSSWLGDTIRHNHHINIGVAVAVDEGLLVPVVRFADGKSLSQIAVEVKDYAQKAKNKKLQPADWEGSTFTISNLGMFGIEQFTAIINPPDACILAVGGISQVPVVKNGQIVPGNVMKVTLSCDHRVVDGATGSAFLQTLKSLLEEPLRMLV
- a CDS encoding zinc-dependent metalloprotease, which produces MRTLFAWLLCFCFVGAVAQPASKIADKTKNMKRYDGYFTFWWDAANGKIWMLVDKFDKEFLYVNSLPAGLGSNDIGLDRGQIGASRIVYFSRIGKKLLLVEPNYNYRASSSDPREQRAVRESFAQSAIGGFTIDEDEGDKVLVDATSFFVRDSHGIADRIRSMRQGSYVFNESRSAIYLPNTRNFPLNSEFEATITFTGGSDAGRFVSTVTPSNEAITLRVHHSFVQLPDNHYKPRRYDIRSGYFGISYFDYSTPFSEPIEQLFIARHRLEKKDPAAAVSDPVKPIVYYLDNGTPEPIRSALLDGARWWNQAFEAAGYRNAFIVKVLPDTADAMDVRYNMINWVHRSTRGWSYGASITDPRTGEIIKGQVTLGSLRVRQDYLIFTGLLSPYETGKPAPETMQQAALQRLRQLAAHEVGHTLGLQHNYASSYNDRASVMDYPHPNILLNSKGNIDFSQVYTNVIGEWDKRAILYGYQDFGAGVNENEALNAILDENTKNGLLFIADADARAASGMHPYAHLWDNGKDVTEELKNVLQVRSKALDQFSEQAIRERTPLSRLEDALVPVYNYHRYQLEAVCKLIGGMNYSYSVRGGQQQVPQVLPNAVQQKALQTALDCLSPETLTLPERIIAMIPPRPPLYYNVGELFAKRTGMGFDPVAAAEALANFELEFLFNAERANRLEQFKAQAGTLGWDNVLDATIEKTWKAPLQKGLKGEIQLQTQQMVLSWMLGLSQNDNANYLVKSICFDRLQSLKQYATTQAQAHPALKAHYSYAVERINKPKDIAVPQHKEIAPGAPIGCDLDF